The uncultured Dysgonomonas sp. genome contains the following window.
TAGTTGATATTTGAATAAGAATTCTTGCGGTAATGCTTTATAGGCCATATACAGAAAACATGCCGGATCTTTTTTTATATATTCTATTCCATCAGTCACCTCTCTCATCATACGGCAATACTCAGCCATAGGTTCTTCGGTAAAGACAGCACCCAGATGAAAAGCATAAGTATTATCATGTTTCACCCCTATCAGGAGATCCAGTGATACGTTCATTTTTCTGCAAATGTTTACGGCTTCATCTAATGTGAAAGGTATTTCACCCCGGAGTCTGCGGTATGCAGCTTCCTTCCCCAAGGGAATGATACTCATCAATAGATCTACAGTATTTTGATCTTCAGTAGTATTTCTCTTTAACGCTCTAATTAATTCTTCTGTTATTACATCCATAAGATTAATCTAAGATATATTTATTGGGCAATCTCACTAAGCACAACTAAATTACTACGTTTTACCTAGATGGCAAAATTAAAAGCCCGAAAACTCGAAGAAAGTTTACGAACCATGCTTTCGAGGCTCTATAAGGGATACAAAAAAAAACTTCCGGCACAATTTTGTGCCGGAAGAATATATATAAGTTAGTTTTATCGAATCAAAATGTTTTATTCTTAATTGGCGTTTTTTGTCATACGCTTACGGTCATTCTCATCAAGATATATCTTCCTCAAACGGATAGAATTAGGAGTAACCTCTACATATTCATCTTCCTTAATATATTCCAAAGCATCTTCAAGGCTAAAAATAATGGCTGGAGCCAATCGTACCTTATCATCTGTACCGGATGCACGCACATTTGTTAATTTCTTAGATTTTGTGAGATTCACAACCAGATCGCCATCCTTATTGTGCTCACCTACAATTTGCCCCATATAAATATCCGTTTGTGGCTCAACAAAGAAGCGTCCCCGATCTTGTAGTTTATCTATGGCATAGGCAAAGGCATTGCCCGATTCGCTGGCAATAATAGATCCGTTCGCACGCTTTTCGATATCACCCTTCCATGGTTGGAATTCAAGAAAACGATGTGCTATAACAGCTTCTCCTGCCGATAGTGTAAGAGCTGTATTATTCAACCCTATTATACCTCTCGACGGTATGGTAAATTCGAGATACACACGATCTTTTTTACTTCCCATCATTGTCAGCTCACCCCGGCGACGTGTTACCAGATCGATAATCTTACTGGAGTATTCCTCCGGAAGGTTAATAGTCAACTCTTCTACCGGTTCATGTTTAACGCCGTTTATTTCCTTTATAATTACTTTTGGTTGTCCTACCTGTAATTCATATCCCTCGCGACGCATTGTCTCTATCAGGATAGATAAGTGAAGGATACCACGTCCGAATACCAGCCAGCTATCGGCACTTGCAGTAGATTCTACACGCAAAGCCAGATTACGGTCAAGTTCCCTCATCAGACGGTCATGTATATGGCGCGATGTCACAAACTTACCATCCTTTCCGAAGAAAGGAGAATCATTGATTGTGAAAAGCATTGACATTGTTGGCTCATCAATATCGATAGTCGGTAATGGCTCCGGATTTTCTATACTAGCAATTGAATCTCCAATTTCGAAACCCTCTATTCCTACAAGGGCACATATATCTCCGCATTGAACAACAGGGACTTTTGTACGTCCCAGTCCTTCAAATGTATTTATTTCTTTTATCTTAGTCTTAATTATGCTCCCATCCCTTTTGCAAAGAGAAACATCCATATTCTCTTTCAATTCGCCACGATGAACACGTCCTACAGCTATACGTCCTACATATTTGGAGTAATCGAGCGATGTAATCAGCATTTGCGGGGTACCTTCCAAAATTTCGGGGGCAGGTATATGCTTTACAATAGCATCGAGAAGCGGGGCGATATCTTCGGTGGGTTTACGCCAATCATCAGACATCCACCCTTGTTTGGCCGAACCATATATGGTAGGGAAATCTAACTGTTCCTCAGAAGCGTCCAGACTGAACATAAGGTCAAAAACCATTTCATGTACTTCATCAGGACGGCAATTCGGTTTATCTACTTTATTGATAACCACAATCGGTTTCAGTCCCATCTGAATAGCTTTCTGTAAAACAAAACGCGTTTGCGGCATAGGCCCCTCAAAGGCATCGACCAACAACAAACAACCGTCAGCCATATTCAATACCCGTTCTACCTCACCTCCGAAGTCGGCGTGTCCGGGAGTATCTATTATATTGATCTTTGTTCCTTTATAATTGATGGAAACGTTCTTGGATAGGATAGTGATTCCACGCTCACGCTCCAGATCATTATTATCGAGAATAAGTTCTCCTGCTGATTGATTCCCTCTGAAGAGTTGTCCGGCAAGCAGCATCTTATCTACAAGGGTAGTCTTACCGTGGTCTACGTGCGCGATAATCGCAATATTTCTAATATTTTGCATATATATGATTTGAGGGTGCAAAGGTACTACTTTTTAATAACATACAATCAAAAATAGCATTAAAAGAGAAGCGATACTTCCAATAAAATAGGATACCATTTACCTGCTATATTTAGGATATAATCAGGATAAGGCTTTACCCTGGGGATGTATAAACAAAAAGTCACCCGATAATTTTCTTAGAGCCTCTTCATCAGAGGTGAGGAGACTGCCTTGCAATTTATGAGGGATGTAACCAAGTCTCTTAAATAAGTTTTTTACGGGTTCTTCGTTTTCTCCCCATACTTCTACCTGAACTACCGGCCTAAACTTATTTATAATATTTTCCATATCGGACAAGACAACGTGTTCAAATCCTTCTATATCACATTTTATATAGTCCAGTCTTTTTATGGATGAAAATAACTTTGACGGAATTTTCATTTTAGCGTCAAATGTAAATTCCTGAGTCCGAATATCCCCATCTCTCCGGGAATCATATACATGAGGCAAACCCGTCCTTAAATATCCGACGTTAGGAGAACAGACCAATGTGACATCCTTTTCTTCTTTTCCTAATGCGTAGGGATACAATACGATATTCTTTCTTTTATGGGCTTTTTCATTAAATATCTTATTATACAAAGCGATGGGCTCCACCGAATATACCATCCCCGATTTTCCTACCCACGAAGACATCAATATGGAGTAATAGCCAAGGTTAGCTCCGATGTCTATTACAATATCTCCTTCGTGTATTAGATTTCTTATATAATAATGATATTCGTATTCCTTCTTATTCTTTAGCAACCCCCATCTATACATTACAAAAAATAATCTTTGCAACAGCCGTAAGTAGTTTTCAATACTCAGGTAGCGAAAGATTATTTTTTGTATGCTATTTTTCATATGTTACGTAGATTTGACTATTTACAGGACTTTATTCGTAAAGCCTTTTATAATCAAAAAAGAGATTAATTACCCCATGTATCCTCTAACGATTCCGCGAGGTGAGTTTTTCACAAAATCTACGATTAATCTCATCTCGGGAGTTTCTTCAAACTCTTTCTCAATTTTGCTTATGGCATCAGAGAAATTGAAACCCGACTGATAGATAATCCGGTATATTTCCTGTATTTCATTTATTTTCTCATTGGAATAACCATTCCGTCTCAGTCCGACAAGGTTTACACCGGAATAACAAACAGGCTCACGTCCTGCAATAATATATGGAGGAATATCTTTACCTAAACGGGTACCTCCCTGAATCATTACATGTGCTCCGATACGTGTAAACTGATGTACCAATGTACCTCCACTCAAGATAGCATGATGATCGACCTCTACCTCTCCGGCCAGCTGTGTTGCATTTCCAACTATTGCATAATCGTTTATCACACAGTCGTGCGCAATATGGCTATATGCCATTAACAAACAATTACTGCCAACTTTTGTATATCCCTTCGATGCTGTTCCACGATTTACGGTAACACACTCTCTAACGGTAGTATTATCTCCCACAATAGCAAGACTGTCCTCTCCTCTGAATTTTAGATCCTGAGGATGACCTCCTATCACAGCTCCCGGAAATATGCGGCAACCTTTCCCTATACGGGCTCCATAACGTATATTAGCGCCGGACATGACTAGCGTGCCATCTCCTATTTCTACATTTTTATCGACAAAAGCGAATGGTTCTATTACTACATTCTCTCCTAATATTGCCTCAGGATGTACATATGCCTGATGAGATATATTTGACATGATATACTATAATTAAGATCTTAGATCTATTTATAACTTTTGTATCAACTGCAACTATAGTCAACTACGATCTAATAATGTTGCATCAATACTTTATTTTACTTATTTATTTTTTACAATTTGGGCTGTAAATTCCGCTTCAGAAACGAGCTTATCACCAATAAAAGCATATCCTTTCATATTAGCAATCCCCCTGCGTATTTCCGACATGAGGTTTAGTCTGAAAATAAGCGTATCTCCCGGCACTGCTTTGTTTCTGAATTTAACATTGTCTATTTTCAGGAAATATGTCGAATATCTCTCTGGCTCATCAACCTGTGAAAGAACCAGCAGCCCTCCTATTTGTGCCATAGCTTCTATCTGGAGTACTCCCGGCATAACAGGTTCTTGAGGGAAGTGACCTTGAAAAAAAAGCTCATTCACACTAAGATTTTTAATGCCGACAATATACTTTTGTCCGATTTCAATTACCTTATCTACCATCAAGAATGGATATCGGTGAGGTAAAAGCTCTTTTATTCTGTTTATATCAAATACAGGCTCTTTGTTTGGCTCGTATACTGGTGGTTGCACTTCGTTGAGCTTAATCTGTTTACGAACTAAACGTGCCAGTTTGTTATTTATTTTATGTCCCGGACGAGTTGCGATTATCCGCCCCTTAATCGGTTTGCCTATCAGAGCCATATCTCCTATGATATCGAGGAGTTTATGTCTGGCCGGTTCATTTGGATACTGAATCTGTTTGTTGTTAAGATAACCTAGTTCCGACGCGTTTTTATGCGGCACACCCAACAAATCGGCAAGACTATCCAAATCTTGCTGAGAGATCTGGCGTTCGTATATAACGATTGCATTATCCAGATCTCCTCCTTTTATCAATCCGGCATCACGCAACTTCTGTACTTCACGAACAAAAACAAAGGTACGGGCGCTTGCAATCTCTTTAGTAAAATCTTCCAGATTATCAAGAGATGCAGATTGATTCGGTATATATTTTGATTCGAATTCAATGAATGAGTTTATGCAGAAGCGGTCGTCCGGCAGCAAAGTCAGCTTAGATCCGGTCTCTTCGTCTACTACCTCCATTTTCTGACGAACAACAAAATAATCTCTTTCTTCAGTCTGCTCTACGATTCCTACTCCATATATCGCCTGAACATATTGTATAGAACTTCCGTCCAGGATAGGAAATTCAGGAGCATTCACTTCGATAAGACAATTGTCTATTCTCAAAGCATACAAAGCAGCCATAGCATGCTCTATAGTGCTTATCTGTACTCCGTCTTTTGTGAGTACTGTTCCACGTTGAGTATTACCAACATTTTCGGCCAGAGCGTCTATTACAGGCTGGTTTTCCAGATCTACTCTTTTAATTTTATATCCGTGGTTTTCAGGAGCCGGATTAAATGTTATCGTAATTGGTAGTCCTGTATGTAAACCTTTTCCCTGTAAAGTGAAACTGCCTTTCAGCGTATGTTGCTTGCTCATTATTAATTAATAAATGGTTCTTATTTGTTTTGGTTAGATTTTAATTCTTCTACTTCCTTCTGTAGCTGGGCCAATTGACGATACATATCGGGCAACTTAGGAAATACAACACTTGATTTGAAGAAATTCTTGACAGGTATGGCGGGAGATCCTAAGATTTTGGAATCTGATTCAATATTGCTTATAATTCCGGATTGGGCACCCACACTGGAATTATCTCCGATAGTAATATGTCCTCCAAGCCCTACTTGTCCTCCAAACACACAATGCTTCCCTATTTTTGTAGAGCCGGATACGCCGACCTGGGCTGCCATTACCGTATTTTCTCCAATTTCTACATTGTGGGCTATCTGGATAAGGTTATCCAACTTAACGCCTCTGTGCACCACAGTAGCGTCCATCACAGCACGGTCTATGGTTGTATTTGCCCCTATCTCAACATCATCTTCGATGATTACAATACCCATCTGCGGAATCTTTTTATATATTCCGTCTTCAGGAGCAAACCCAAAGCCATCGCTGCCTATTACAGCTCCGGCATGAATTATACAATTATTGCCAATGGTACATCCCTGATATACCTTTGCGCCGGGGTATATGATAGTATTATCCCCTATAGTAACATTTTCTCCAATGTATACCTGAGGGTATATTTTAGTGTTATTTCCTATTTTTACATTTTCTGCAATATAAGCAAATGCTCCTACGTATATATTCTCCCCGTATTTAACATTCGAGGCAATATAAGACATGGCTTCTATCCCTGTTTTCTGAGGCTTCGTCTTCTCTACCATATCTAACAGGATAGCCAATGCTGCATATGCATTAAAACAACGGATAAGAGTCGCCTTTACAGGCTGATCGGCTACAAAATCGTTATTTACCAGAACAATACTGGCATCTGTACTATATATATAGTGCGTATATTTGGGATTCGCTAAAAAAGTCAGCGTTCCCGGCTTACCGTCTTCTATTCTGGAAAAATTATTCACCACAACTGAAGAATCACCTTCAATTGTACCATTTAATACTGTAGCAATTTGCTCTGCAGTGAAGGATATTTGCATAAATAAATATTCAAAAGTATTTGGCGTCCCTTTAAGAGATGCGAAATAAATAATAATTTTCCAAATATATGACTTTTATACTTAAAAAAACAGTTGCCAAAGGTGAAATATTATATATTTATTCTATCTTTCCATAAAAACTTATGGTCTGGCGATTCGTATCCTGCACTGTCAGAGTAGCATATCCGGTATTCCCTATTTGTAATGTGAGAGTGTATCTTTTGGCATTATCCCGCGGTTTTATCACAACCTCCCACATATCTTTCTTTCCTTTGATCTGTGTATATTCAAAATCTGTACAGACAAACTTTATGCCCCCTTCATCCGTCGAGATCGGAGCCACATATGCCCGGCCAAAGTAAGGTAAATATGAATCTACCGTATCTTTGGAAATGTCTAACGAATATGAATAATTAAGATTTATCGATTTACCGGATGCTGGTAGAGCTGCAGTAGGGACAAATTTATAATTCTGACTTTCTACTTTATCCGTAATCTGCGATATAGTTTCTTCTTTAGACAGGCCTTCTCCCGATTTACAACTAATCATAAATAATGCAATCAGTGCAGTTGCTATGAGTGTTTTCATGCTGAAATTCCTCCTTTATTAGTTTATGTTTCAATTTGTGAATCCAGTTCACTAAATAGAAACGTGTAAAAGGTTACAAATGTTTTATTTATAGGGATAAAAAAGGTAAAAAACAGACAAGAATATAAAAAAGCATCGAAACATAAAAGAGAATAACACTTCCCCTCTTTTCGGCCAAAGCAAAAAAATGCGATAATAAAAAGGCGCCGGCAACCAAAGCTATAAATAAATATACAATAAAGTCAATGCTTAAAAAGAGGTAGGCCAATATACAGAAAACCACTGTAAAAGTGAGCAGTCTCAGATAAGCCCGTGTTTTTATCTTATCCTTATGGCGATTGATATAATTATCGCTCACAATCACAGCTAATAGAATGAGTGAAAATCCAAGAATGATCCAGTTTCCTGCATTTAATTGATAGAATGAGAAATCTGCCAGTTTCTGTACGTTCACAGATACGAAAGGGATAAGGAATGTGTCCAGGCTGTCGGTCAGAAAATAATAGGAAAATGCCGGAAAGTATAATATAGATACACCCAAAAAGGATGCCAAGAGTGATTTGAAATTAAAGCATCGCATCATACCCAAAACAATCCATAGCACGGGTAGATATACCAGTAGTGCAGGCGTAAACAGGCTACCCAGAGCCAGCATAAAACTTACTTTAAAAGCGTATATCTGCTTGCTTGTACTGTTATATGCCCCAAATAACATATATATTATAATAAGAAAAAGCAAGGCACTTATACACTCGGCAGACATCAGCATAAAC
Protein-coding sequences here:
- the typA gene encoding translational GTPase TypA — its product is MQNIRNIAIIAHVDHGKTTLVDKMLLAGQLFRGNQSAGELILDNNDLERERGITILSKNVSINYKGTKINIIDTPGHADFGGEVERVLNMADGCLLLVDAFEGPMPQTRFVLQKAIQMGLKPIVVINKVDKPNCRPDEVHEMVFDLMFSLDASEEQLDFPTIYGSAKQGWMSDDWRKPTEDIAPLLDAIVKHIPAPEILEGTPQMLITSLDYSKYVGRIAVGRVHRGELKENMDVSLCKRDGSIIKTKIKEINTFEGLGRTKVPVVQCGDICALVGIEGFEIGDSIASIENPEPLPTIDIDEPTMSMLFTINDSPFFGKDGKFVTSRHIHDRLMRELDRNLALRVESTASADSWLVFGRGILHLSILIETMRREGYELQVGQPKVIIKEINGVKHEPVEELTINLPEEYSSKIIDLVTRRRGELTMMGSKKDRVYLEFTIPSRGIIGLNNTALTLSAGEAVIAHRFLEFQPWKGDIEKRANGSIIASESGNAFAYAIDKLQDRGRFFVEPQTDIYMGQIVGEHNKDGDLVVNLTKSKKLTNVRASGTDDKVRLAPAIIFSLEDALEYIKEDEYVEVTPNSIRLRKIYLDENDRKRMTKNAN
- a CDS encoding FkbM family methyltransferase, translated to MKNSIQKIIFRYLSIENYLRLLQRLFFVMYRWGLLKNKKEYEYHYYIRNLIHEGDIVIDIGANLGYYSILMSSWVGKSGMVYSVEPIALYNKIFNEKAHKRKNIVLYPYALGKEEKDVTLVCSPNVGYLRTGLPHVYDSRRDGDIRTQEFTFDAKMKIPSKLFSSIKRLDYIKCDIEGFEHVVLSDMENIINKFRPVVQVEVWGENEEPVKNLFKRLGYIPHKLQGSLLTSDEEALRKLSGDFLFIHPQGKALS
- the lpxA gene encoding acyl-ACP--UDP-N-acetylglucosamine O-acyltransferase; its protein translation is MSNISHQAYVHPEAILGENVVIEPFAFVDKNVEIGDGTLVMSGANIRYGARIGKGCRIFPGAVIGGHPQDLKFRGEDSLAIVGDNTTVRECVTVNRGTASKGYTKVGSNCLLMAYSHIAHDCVINDYAIVGNATQLAGEVEVDHHAILSGGTLVHQFTRIGAHVMIQGGTRLGKDIPPYIIAGREPVCYSGVNLVGLRRNGYSNEKINEIQEIYRIIYQSGFNFSDAISKIEKEFEETPEMRLIVDFVKNSPRGIVRGYMG
- a CDS encoding bifunctional UDP-3-O-[3-hydroxymyristoyl] N-acetylglucosamine deacetylase/3-hydroxyacyl-ACP dehydratase; this translates as MSKQHTLKGSFTLQGKGLHTGLPITITFNPAPENHGYKIKRVDLENQPVIDALAENVGNTQRGTVLTKDGVQISTIEHAMAALYALRIDNCLIEVNAPEFPILDGSSIQYVQAIYGVGIVEQTEERDYFVVRQKMEVVDEETGSKLTLLPDDRFCINSFIEFESKYIPNQSASLDNLEDFTKEIASARTFVFVREVQKLRDAGLIKGGDLDNAIVIYERQISQQDLDSLADLLGVPHKNASELGYLNNKQIQYPNEPARHKLLDIIGDMALIGKPIKGRIIATRPGHKINNKLARLVRKQIKLNEVQPPVYEPNKEPVFDINRIKELLPHRYPFLMVDKVIEIGQKYIVGIKNLSVNELFFQGHFPQEPVMPGVLQIEAMAQIGGLLVLSQVDEPERYSTYFLKIDNVKFRNKAVPGDTLIFRLNLMSEIRRGIANMKGYAFIGDKLVSEAEFTAQIVKNK
- the lpxD gene encoding UDP-3-O-(3-hydroxymyristoyl)glucosamine N-acyltransferase, which translates into the protein MSFTAEQIATVLNGTIEGDSSVVVNNFSRIEDGKPGTLTFLANPKYTHYIYSTDASIVLVNNDFVADQPVKATLIRCFNAYAALAILLDMVEKTKPQKTGIEAMSYIASNVKYGENIYVGAFAYIAENVKIGNNTKIYPQVYIGENVTIGDNTIIYPGAKVYQGCTIGNNCIIHAGAVIGSDGFGFAPEDGIYKKIPQMGIVIIEDDVEIGANTTIDRAVMDATVVHRGVKLDNLIQIAHNVEIGENTVMAAQVGVSGSTKIGKHCVFGGQVGLGGHITIGDNSSVGAQSGIISNIESDSKILGSPAIPVKNFFKSSVVFPKLPDMYRQLAQLQKEVEELKSNQNK
- a CDS encoding DUF4251 domain-containing protein, with the protein product MKTLIATALIALFMISCKSGEGLSKEETISQITDKVESQNYKFVPTAALPASGKSINLNYSYSLDISKDTVDSYLPYFGRAYVAPISTDEGGIKFVCTDFEYTQIKGKKDMWEVVIKPRDNAKRYTLTLQIGNTGYATLTVQDTNRQTISFYGKIE